In the Arachis hypogaea cultivar Tifrunner chromosome 20, arahy.Tifrunner.gnm2.J5K5, whole genome shotgun sequence genome, atattgtGATGAACATATaagagaaacaaaaactaatgaaTGTTTTGAATTACTTCCTCATTCTTGATTTGCTCAGCTTGCCTCCCACAAAATTGTACCGTCTCCCTGTCCCACATCAGCAACATCAAGCTTCCTGTTCCATCATATACCATTACCTCAACCTTGAACCTGAAAGAAAATGCCAATTAAGCTCATACCAGATTCAACACTTAAACTCATTCAACACTTAAACTCATATAATACTCAACACTTATACCCAGACCAGATTCAACAGAATGACATCCACCTATTATATTTAGATTATATAACACACCTAAATGATGCGCTACCGTGAGTGTGGCCACATTTTTCACACTCATATCTGTTGCCGATTGGGGTGTCTACCTTCTTTGGACACTTTCGGCAGGATTTATAAAACCAATCATCCTTCCCAGCATTGATCGAAACAATAGTACCGGCAATCCATGTAGGTCCTTCCTGAAAACAAATTAATCGAAAAACAAAAATCATATCCAGAATGATTTTATACATCCATGGTTTTAGTATATATTATATTCACCTGCGTAGAGCTTAaaacttcttcaattgttttgACTACGACATCCCCATTTCTTAATTCGTCTGCACCAGAACGTGGACCACGGGATGAAACTTGACTAATCCTTGCCGAATTAGATGGTTTGCTAGAAAGCCTCCTACAAAGTTATATGTTTGATTGAATAAATCTGATTAGAAATCATTTTATTGAATTGCCGACCTAATTACATGTCACACTAACCTGTTACGAAACTTTTTGACCTCATCAAGGTCAGGGTTAATACGTAACTTGGATATATCGAAATGACTTTGCACTGATGTTTTTTCTGAAACAATTTGGAGTTCGTCGTGAGTCATCAAAAACCATTATGTTTATGCAACTAATAGCCACCATATATAGATCATCTAATGGATTTAAATCATACCATTCCACCTGCTGGGTTTAAAAAACTATGCTATATCTATTAGTGGCTCCACCCTCCCTTCTTCTAGATATGGAAGTATTTGGTCGACCATATGTCCAAACAACACACAGCCAATACTATTGTTTCTGCACAGCATTCAAATAGACAAATGGTCGTTAGTTGTGTAAAAATAAGTATTTGATAAAAGCAAAACTGGTCATTTATTATCTTACTCAAGATCCTCAAGTATCACAGCCAATCTTTTTGTCTCTCTTCCTTTGCTAGTTATCAGTtgtcttggatcctctttaccaatCACTTCCCCTATAACATCTACACGGCATTTGAAGTTAAGATGaaaactaacaaaatgagaaaacTCGGTGGCATTTCACATCTTGTCTTAAAAGAACTCATAAGTTATAGTATTACCTATTAGCACTGAATCTTCCAGCTTTTCGGCAGCCAGCAACTCCGGAATGGGTTTAAAGCAAAATGCTTTCAGAGGATAGCTTGGTTTAACAACAGGCTGAACCGTTGTCCTATGTGAGAAATTTATGGACCATTTATTGTTGGTTGTCCTGGTTTTCTCCTTTTTGTCCACCACAATAAAATGGGTCATGATGTACATCTTGAACTCCAGAATCTTGCCTCTCCATTTCTTGACCAAAGGTTTAGTTATTGAGGCTTGGATCCTTCCACCCTATAAACCATTCAGCCATATTGTCAACCTTTTATTGCTAAAAAACcaataacttttaaaataaaaaaaaagaaagttcaACAAACTTACCTGAATATCTTGGAGAACCATCTCTATTCCATTGATatcatttatattaaatatatttggaACTTCCCAGAGGTGGACAATATAAACTTGAAAGTTCCAATCAAGTTTTCGTGCATTGACATCCATCAACTTGTCAAACACTTTTGTCATCTTTGAATTAACCAAATGTTCTAACACAACTAATATATATGAGGTTATGTATAAGCTTTTAAAACGTGTGTTTGAAAGAAATAGTTTATAAACTAATTGTAGCAACCTTATATAGGTTCTGTAAATTTTGAAACTCAGTAAAAGATTTTGCCGCGTTTGACCATGATGATCACTTTATTAATGAATCTCTGCATGGTGAAATCAAAGCCACGTGTCAATTAACAGGAACATCCACTTGTCGAGCACATGTACCACCACTTGTCAAGCAATGAACTACTTACTACAttcttattaattatatattaatagaatagATACGGTATAGAAAAGAGAAAATTTAAGAGGTATTTCCTCTCCCATACATATGCCATAATAATTAAAACTTAGAGAGAAATTGAAGAGAACATTCTCAGAGAGAGGCTAAGCGATTGATATCAATAGAGTAAGCATCAGATGAACATTGAGCGCTGTAAGCCCTTCTACCAATGACTGTGTTGGCAGCATCCGTTGGATGAAATGCATCCCCAAACACGTACTCTCTTCTGTTCCTGCATGCTGGTTGCAGGGGGCAGACATGTAACTCTGAAAATCATAGGAAGCAGAGTTGCTTATAATATCTTGAAACACACCATAAGTGTTGATGTAGGTGAATCTTGCATCGGGTAGTTGGTTGTTGAGTTGATCAACAAGGATTTCAATCCATTGTTGAACATTTGGTTTGCTGAATTGATCCTTTCTACACATGTTGTACCATCTCGACTATTTTGGGCCAATTCATTAGGGCTACAACCTATCTGACCTACTCCAAATAGGACAATCTTTCTTGTTCCATAGTTATACAgaatcttcaaaaaaaaaaaacaatcttTTATTAGTTACATGTAAACTAAAAAATATGTTAGGTAGTTACatcataattattttaaattgcttgcccaaaaatagaaaaatcttCTAACATTTTGATGGTAAATAAGATATGAGTTCATATGGTGTTACAATTTttgaagaaatgaaatgaaattaaatagtACCAATTGCCTTCCAGTTTCTTCTCTAACTCCGCCAGCAGCTGCTGATAGGAGTGTtattggttcggtttggttcggttttggaccAAAAACCAACCGAACCGATATGTTCGGTTCTTACAGATACACAACCGTTTGATTTGCTATTTTTACAACAACCGAATCGAATTAACAGCGGTTTAGTTTAGttgattttttcggtttttaattccTAATGAGAAGAATATGTATCACAATAATTAAAGGTTTAAAATAGTCAATAAACTGAAATAATAAGAGTAAAAACATTAAAATGGTTAGGGGTTGGAGATTTTTGTTGTTAGGTTAAAGATTAAAATGGTTAAAACATTGAAATGTATGTATATCTTTGGTTCGGTTTCTATCAAGCCAaccaaaaaccgaaccaaaccgatcgattttgtaaaaaaaaaaaacaaaaaaaacccaattttttcagtttttaaattGGTTGTTGTAATTTTGGATTCGGTTTTACGATAATTTTCGGTCCGGTTCGATAACTTACACCCCTAGCTGCTGATGCATAGTTGACTCCTTGTTTGGTAATAAGTTACAGACGTATATTCATAGGTATCATCAATAATTAAGGTGACAAAACTGACAAgggcatgtgttagtataattttTATGCTGGTGCATGCACTTCAAATTCTTCTACCGAAAGGACTTCTATCTTATACTGCATATTAAATGGCACCTA is a window encoding:
- the LOC112783518 gene encoding replication protein A 70 kDa DNA-binding subunit B; the protein is MTHDELQIVSEKTSVQSHFDISKLRINPDLDEVKKFRNRRLSSKPSNSARISQVSSRGPRSGADELRNGDVVVKTIEEVLSSTQEGPTWIAGTIVSINAGKDDWFYKSCRKCPKKVDTPIGNRYECEKCGHTHGSASFRFKVEVMVYDGTGSLMLLMWDRETVQFCGRQAEQIKNEEVIQNIH
- the LOC140172888 gene encoding replication protein A 70 kDa DNA-binding subunit C-like, whose product is MTKVFDKLMDVNARKLDWNFQVYIVHLWEVPNIFNINDINGIEMVLQDIQGGRIQASITKPLVKKWRGKILEFKMYIMTHFIVVDKKEKTRTTNNKWSINFSHRTTVQPVVKPSYPLKAFCFKPIPELLAAEKLEDSVLIDVIGEVIGKEDPRQLITSKGRETKRLAVILEDLENNSIGCVLFGHMVDQILPYLEEGRVEPLIDIA